Proteins encoded in a region of the Vibrio sp. CB1-14 genome:
- the ubiH gene encoding 2-octaprenyl-6-methoxyphenyl hydroxylase, with protein sequence MPKKYDVVIAGGAMAGATLAMALDTSFDHALNIAVVESFAQDNAAHPGFDARSIALSHGTVEILKGYGLWHVIEDHATPITHIHVSDRGHAGMTDFYADKEGLDAMGYVVELAEIGRRFNNELAKREHIDLFCPYSVSEVVQHQQAVTVDIRSPQDETLQLEAKLVVAADGADSAICQAVGLEQHTQDFEQVAVIANVLTSEAPSGRAFERFTEHGPLALLPMSQSRSSLVWCMPPEQAKSVQALPDNEFLDALQEAFGWRLGRFVRVGSVVSYPLLLRYRPQIVAHRVAAVGNAAQTLHPIAGQGFNLGIRDVATLVESLLENRKDVGDYANLTKFQAQRQTDRELTITMTSGLVRVFSNDLLTLKMARNLGLAMMDNFPRLKTPVFNRALGVVNR encoded by the coding sequence GTGCCCAAAAAGTATGATGTTGTTATTGCTGGTGGAGCGATGGCGGGAGCGACGCTCGCTATGGCGCTGGACACTAGCTTTGATCATGCACTCAACATAGCGGTTGTCGAGTCGTTTGCACAAGACAATGCAGCTCATCCTGGGTTTGATGCCCGGTCTATTGCTTTGTCACATGGTACTGTCGAGATCCTGAAAGGTTACGGCCTGTGGCATGTGATTGAGGATCATGCCACACCCATCACTCACATTCATGTATCAGACCGTGGTCATGCCGGCATGACCGACTTCTATGCCGATAAAGAAGGCCTTGATGCGATGGGTTACGTTGTTGAGCTTGCCGAGATAGGTAGACGTTTTAATAACGAACTCGCTAAGCGCGAACACATTGACTTATTCTGTCCTTATTCTGTGAGTGAAGTCGTACAGCATCAGCAAGCTGTCACCGTTGACATTCGCTCGCCTCAAGATGAAACCTTGCAGCTAGAGGCGAAATTGGTCGTTGCAGCGGATGGTGCGGATTCAGCTATTTGTCAGGCGGTAGGGCTAGAACAGCATACCCAAGATTTTGAGCAAGTGGCCGTTATCGCCAATGTGCTAACCAGTGAAGCGCCAAGCGGTCGAGCGTTTGAGCGATTTACCGAGCATGGCCCGCTTGCGTTGCTGCCTATGTCACAATCGCGAAGCTCACTCGTGTGGTGCATGCCGCCAGAGCAGGCCAAGTCGGTACAAGCGTTGCCAGACAATGAGTTTTTAGATGCGCTTCAAGAAGCGTTTGGTTGGCGACTGGGGCGTTTTGTTCGTGTCGGTTCGGTCGTGAGCTACCCGCTTTTGTTGAGATACAGACCACAAATCGTTGCTCATCGCGTTGCGGCGGTGGGAAATGCGGCGCAGACATTGCACCCGATCGCTGGACAAGGATTCAACTTGGGCATTCGCGATGTTGCGACATTGGTGGAATCGCTGCTTGAAAACCGAAAAGATGTGGGCGATTACGCTAATCTAACTAAGTTTCAAGCGCAACGTCAGACTGATCGAGAGCTCACAATAACTATGACGTCAGGTTTGGTGCGCGTATTTTCCAATGATTTATTAACGCTCAAGATGGCGCGAAATCTTGGATTGGCAATGATGGACAATTTCCCACGGCTTAAGACACCTGTGTTTAATCGTGCTTTGGGTGTGGTGAATAGGTAA
- a CDS encoding LysR family transcriptional regulator ArgP yields MRGLDYKWIEALDAIVEQKSFDKAAEHLYISQSAVSQRVKQLEKWLAQPVLVREQPPRPTAVGKKLLGLYRRVRLLEQELVPELAADLGDKPLSVSLATNADSLATWLLPSLFPLLESKRVELDLIVDDEGRTIEKLKNGEVVGAISLEPQSIPGCVADYLGRVDYLCVASPSFIKRYFSQGVNRETLMKAPAVAYDQHDKMHQKFVNQHFNIMRGNILKHTVRSSEAFVKLAVSGVAYCLIPKLQIQDELESGALIELTPNILLSHQIYWHHWQLESGVLSEVSDAIIGHARQFLPQ; encoded by the coding sequence ATGCGCGGATTAGACTATAAATGGATAGAGGCACTGGATGCGATTGTTGAGCAAAAAAGCTTCGATAAAGCAGCGGAGCACTTGTATATCTCTCAATCTGCCGTATCTCAACGCGTGAAGCAACTGGAAAAATGGTTGGCGCAACCAGTATTGGTTCGAGAACAGCCACCACGACCAACCGCGGTGGGGAAAAAGTTGCTTGGGCTATATCGTCGTGTGCGTTTGCTAGAACAAGAGCTGGTGCCTGAGCTTGCTGCCGACCTTGGCGATAAGCCGTTATCGGTTTCTCTTGCTACGAACGCAGATAGTCTAGCGACTTGGCTGTTACCGAGTTTGTTTCCGCTTCTAGAGTCCAAGCGCGTAGAGCTTGATCTTATTGTTGATGATGAAGGTCGAACCATAGAAAAGCTCAAAAACGGGGAAGTGGTGGGGGCAATAAGTCTAGAGCCACAATCGATTCCTGGCTGTGTCGCCGATTACTTAGGACGCGTTGACTATCTTTGTGTGGCGAGCCCAAGTTTTATCAAACGATACTTCAGCCAAGGTGTGAACCGGGAAACCTTGATGAAAGCGCCAGCCGTTGCCTATGACCAACACGACAAAATGCATCAGAAGTTTGTGAATCAACACTTCAATATTATGCGTGGCAACATACTTAAACATACAGTACGAAGCTCAGAAGCGTTCGTGAAATTGGCAGTCTCGGGTGTGGCTTACTGCCTTATTCCTAAGCTGCAAATCCAAGATGAACTCGAGTCTGGCGCCTTGATTGAATTGACGCCCAATATCTTGCTGTCACACCAAATTTACTGGCACCACTGGCAGCTTGAAAGTGGAGTGCTGAGTGAGGTGTCGGATGCCATTATTGGCCACGCTAGGCAGTTTTTGCCTCAGTAG
- the fbaA gene encoding class II fructose-bisphosphate aldolase gives MSKIFDFVKPGVISGDDVQKVFEVAKENNFALPAVNVVNTDSINGVLEAAAKVKAPVVVQFSNGGAGFFAGKGVKLEGQGAQILGAVAGAKYVHAVAESYGVPVILHTDHAAKKLLPWIDGLLDAGEEFFAQTGKPLFSSHMIDLSEESLEENIEISGQYLARMAKMGMTLEIELGCTGGEEDGVDNSHMDASELYTSPEDVAYAYEKLTAISPRFTIAASFGNVHGVYQAGNVVLTPTILRDSQAYCAEKFGIAPNALNFVFHGGSGSSEAEIQESIGYGVIKMNIDTDTQWATWDGIRTYSAENFDFLQGQIGNPTGEAAPNKKYYDPRVWLRAGQSSMVARLEKAFADLNAIDVL, from the coding sequence ATGTCTAAGATCTTCGACTTCGTAAAACCAGGTGTTATCTCTGGCGATGACGTTCAGAAAGTATTTGAAGTTGCTAAAGAGAACAACTTCGCTCTTCCTGCAGTTAACGTAGTTAACACTGACTCTATCAACGGTGTTCTTGAAGCTGCAGCTAAAGTTAAAGCTCCAGTTGTAGTTCAGTTCTCTAACGGCGGTGCTGGCTTCTTCGCTGGTAAAGGCGTTAAGCTTGAAGGTCAAGGCGCGCAAATCCTAGGTGCAGTTGCTGGTGCAAAATACGTTCACGCAGTTGCTGAATCTTACGGTGTTCCAGTTATTCTTCATACTGACCACGCTGCTAAGAAACTACTACCATGGATCGACGGCCTTCTAGACGCAGGTGAAGAGTTCTTCGCTCAAACTGGTAAGCCACTATTCTCTTCTCACATGATTGACCTTTCTGAAGAGTCTCTAGAAGAGAACATCGAAATCTCTGGTCAATACCTAGCTCGCATGGCGAAAATGGGCATGACTCTAGAGATTGAACTAGGTTGTACTGGTGGTGAAGAAGACGGCGTTGATAACTCTCACATGGACGCATCTGAGCTTTACACTTCTCCAGAAGACGTAGCGTACGCATACGAGAAACTAACGGCTATCAGCCCACGTTTCACTATCGCGGCTTCTTTCGGTAACGTACACGGTGTTTACCAAGCAGGTAACGTTGTTCTAACTCCAACTATCCTACGTGACTCTCAAGCATACTGTGCAGAGAAGTTCGGTATCGCACCTAACGCTCTAAACTTCGTATTCCACGGTGGTTCTGGTTCTTCTGAAGCAGAAATCCAAGAGTCTATCGGCTACGGTGTTATCAAAATGAACATCGATACTGATACACAGTGGGCAACTTGGGACGGTATCCGTACTTACTCGGCTGAGAACTTTGATTTCCTACAAGGTCAAATCGGCAACCCAACTGGCGAAGCTGCGCCAAACAAGAAGTACTACGACCCACGCGTATGGCTACGTGCAGGTCAATCTTCAATGGTTGCTCGTCTAGAGAAAGCTTTCGCTGACCTAAACGCTATCGACGTACTATAA
- a CDS encoding oxidative stress defense protein: protein MKQSLVVGSLVVSLFAAPVFASQPEFAHISTTGYGEIQAKPDMAEFSVRVVQSQMDADQAKQGVDSVVDKFLDDLTKNGIDKADIQSSNLYLSPQYHYPEKGKPELIGYRASRTVTVQVMDLDKLNNYLDLALESGINQVDNIQLKVKDQGQYQEAARMAAIKDAQSKASSLAKGFDQQLGNVWRIEYRQQMNQPVVMRAMAMDSKAESNSYQDSVITIRDRVDVTYRIGE from the coding sequence ATGAAACAGTCATTAGTTGTTGGTAGTTTAGTCGTCAGTCTATTTGCGGCTCCGGTGTTTGCGAGTCAGCCGGAATTTGCCCACATTTCTACAACAGGCTACGGTGAAATCCAAGCCAAGCCGGATATGGCTGAGTTTTCAGTTCGCGTGGTTCAGTCTCAGATGGATGCTGACCAAGCCAAGCAAGGTGTGGATTCTGTCGTCGACAAATTTCTTGATGACTTAACCAAGAATGGTATCGACAAAGCAGATATCCAAAGCTCAAATCTCTATCTTTCACCGCAGTATCACTACCCAGAAAAGGGCAAGCCTGAACTGATTGGCTATCGAGCGTCTCGTACGGTGACGGTTCAAGTGATGGATCTCGATAAGCTTAATAACTATTTGGATCTTGCTCTGGAGTCCGGGATCAATCAGGTCGATAACATTCAACTAAAAGTGAAAGACCAAGGTCAGTATCAAGAAGCGGCTCGTATGGCGGCGATAAAAGATGCGCAAAGCAAAGCGTCTTCATTAGCGAAAGGGTTTGATCAGCAGCTTGGCAATGTGTGGCGTATTGAGTACCGTCAGCAGATGAACCAGCCGGTGGTGATGCGTGCGATGGCGATGGATAGCAAGGCGGAGTCGAATAGTTATCAGGATTCGGTGATTACGATTCGTGATCGGGTGGATGTGACTTATCGGATTGGTGAGTGA
- the rpiA gene encoding ribose-5-phosphate isomerase RpiA produces MTQDEMKKAAGWAALKYVEKGSIVGVGTGSTVNHFIDALGTIKEDIKGAVSSSVASTEKLEALGIEVFDCNDVAALDVYVDGADEINAARDMIKGGGAALTREKIVAAISDKFVCIVDGTKAVDVLGKFPLPVEVIPMARSYVARELVKLGGDPVYREGVVTDNGNVILDVYGMQITDPKAMEDSINGLAGVVTVGLFAHRGADVIITGTPEGAKIED; encoded by the coding sequence ATGACTCAAGACGAGATGAAGAAAGCCGCTGGTTGGGCAGCACTTAAGTATGTTGAGAAAGGCAGCATTGTTGGTGTAGGTACCGGCTCTACTGTTAACCACTTTATTGATGCGCTAGGCACAATCAAGGAAGACATCAAAGGTGCAGTTTCAAGCTCTGTCGCTTCAACTGAGAAGCTAGAAGCACTTGGCATCGAAGTATTCGACTGTAACGATGTAGCAGCGCTTGATGTTTACGTTGACGGCGCAGATGAAATCAACGCAGCTCGTGACATGATCAAGGGCGGCGGTGCTGCATTGACTCGTGAGAAGATCGTAGCCGCTATCTCGGACAAATTTGTGTGTATCGTTGATGGCACCAAAGCAGTCGACGTACTGGGTAAGTTCCCACTTCCTGTAGAAGTTATCCCAATGGCACGTTCATACGTAGCACGTGAACTGGTAAAGCTTGGCGGTGACCCTGTGTACCGTGAAGGTGTTGTGACCGACAACGGCAACGTGATCCTAGACGTGTACGGCATGCAAATCACCGATCCAAAAGCGATGGAAGACAGCATCAACGGTCTAGCGGGTGTTGTGACAGTGGGTCTATTCGCGCACCGCGGTGCCGATGTGATCATCACTGGTACGCCAGAAGGCGCAAAAATCGAAGATTAA
- the zapA gene encoding cell division protein ZapA: MENQAVEVEILGKLTRVNCPEDQKDTLVQAAKDLDNRLQEMSQRTKVTNELKLLTIAALNMSYELNNRSNESLQEVTEMNERMEQLAASLDDAISKVKQGQQA; encoded by the coding sequence ATGGAAAATCAAGCTGTCGAAGTGGAAATTTTGGGTAAACTGACTCGGGTAAATTGCCCAGAAGATCAGAAAGATACCCTTGTTCAAGCGGCGAAAGACTTAGATAACCGATTGCAAGAAATGTCCCAAAGGACTAAAGTAACCAACGAGTTGAAACTGCTTACCATTGCGGCGCTTAATATGTCATATGAGCTTAACAACCGCAGTAATGAGTCACTTCAAGAAGTGACTGAGATGAACGAGCGCATGGAGCAGCTCGCGGCATCACTTGATGATGCCATAAGCAAAGTAAAGCAAGGACAGCAAGCCTAA
- the mscS gene encoding small-conductance mechanosensitive channel MscS, translated as MANESVDIETPLVDSLSHAEKWLTNNSDLLVQYGVNIISALLILFIGNIVVKAIAGSVAKLLHKKKMDKAVVEFIHGIVRYTLFVIVLIAALSRIGVQTASVVAVIGAAGLAIGLALQGSLSNFAAGVLIVGFRPFKSGDYVEIGGVAGSVDSIQIFQTILTTPDNKMVVVPNASVIGSPITNYSRHATRRIDHVIGVSYGADLKKTQEVIRKTLEADERILKEPGITVGVVALADSSVNFVVRPWVRTEQYWDVYFDTLQAIKEALDAEGIEIPFPQMDVHLNKVD; from the coding sequence ATGGCCAATGAGTCTGTTGATATTGAAACTCCCCTTGTAGACAGTTTGTCTCATGCTGAGAAATGGTTAACTAACAACTCTGATCTTCTAGTTCAGTATGGTGTGAATATCATTTCTGCACTGCTTATCCTGTTCATTGGTAACATCGTGGTTAAAGCGATTGCCGGCAGCGTAGCTAAGTTGCTGCACAAGAAGAAAATGGATAAGGCCGTTGTCGAGTTTATTCACGGCATCGTACGTTACACCTTGTTTGTTATCGTGCTGATTGCTGCACTAAGTCGCATCGGTGTACAAACCGCATCAGTGGTTGCGGTTATTGGTGCTGCTGGTTTGGCTATCGGTCTTGCGCTGCAAGGCTCGCTGTCTAACTTTGCTGCTGGTGTATTGATTGTTGGCTTCCGTCCATTCAAGTCAGGCGATTATGTAGAGATTGGTGGTGTTGCTGGCTCAGTAGATTCTATTCAGATCTTCCAAACTATCCTAACGACACCTGACAACAAAATGGTTGTGGTACCAAATGCATCGGTCATTGGCTCTCCAATCACCAACTATTCGCGTCATGCGACTCGTCGTATCGACCACGTCATTGGCGTCTCTTACGGTGCGGATTTGAAGAAGACACAAGAAGTGATTCGCAAAACGCTTGAAGCAGATGAGCGTATTCTAAAAGAGCCTGGCATTACCGTTGGTGTAGTCGCTCTTGCTGACTCTTCTGTGAACTTTGTGGTTCGCCCATGGGTTCGTACTGAGCAGTACTGGGATGTGTACTTCGATACGCTACAAGCGATCAAAGAAGCGTTAGATGCAGAAGGTATTGAAATTCCATTTCCACAGATGGATGTGCATTTAAACAAAGTGGACTGA
- the serA gene encoding phosphoglycerate dehydrogenase, translating into MAKVSLEKDKIKILLLEGLHPSSVEVLQAAGYTNITYHKGSLPEDELMEAVKDVHFIGIRSRTNLTDKVINAAEKLVAIGCFCIGTNQVNLEAAAKRGVPVFNAPFSNTRSVAELVLGQILLLLRGIPEKNALAHRGIWKKSADNSYEARGKRLGIIGYGHIGTQLSIIAENLGMRVYFYDIENKLSLGNATQVHTMTELLNKCDVISLHVPETPGTKNMMGAAEFERMKPGSIFINAARGTVVDIPALCDALEGGHLAGAAIDVFPEEPKTNADPFESPLLKFDNVILTPHVGGSTQEAQENIGVEVAGKLAKYSDNGSTLSSVNFPEVSLPEHTDCSRLLHIHQNRPGILTQINTIFADEGINIAGQYLQTAADIGYVVIDVETARSEEALAKLKQIEGTLRARILH; encoded by the coding sequence ATGGCCAAAGTTTCACTGGAAAAAGACAAGATTAAGATTCTTCTGCTGGAAGGTTTGCATCCATCTTCTGTAGAGGTTCTTCAAGCTGCCGGTTACACCAATATCACTTACCACAAAGGCTCGCTACCTGAAGACGAGTTAATGGAAGCGGTAAAAGACGTTCACTTTATCGGTATTCGCTCCCGCACTAACCTGACAGACAAGGTGATCAATGCGGCAGAGAAACTTGTGGCGATTGGCTGTTTCTGTATCGGTACTAACCAAGTTAACCTTGAAGCTGCGGCTAAGCGCGGTGTACCTGTCTTCAACGCACCATTCTCAAACACGCGAAGTGTGGCTGAGCTAGTCCTTGGTCAAATCCTATTGCTACTTCGTGGCATTCCAGAGAAGAATGCTCTCGCTCACCGTGGCATTTGGAAGAAGAGTGCGGACAACTCTTATGAAGCTCGTGGTAAACGCCTTGGTATTATCGGTTACGGTCACATTGGTACTCAGTTGAGTATCATTGCAGAGAACTTGGGTATGCGTGTCTACTTCTACGATATCGAGAACAAGCTGTCTCTTGGTAATGCGACACAAGTGCACACCATGACTGAGCTATTGAATAAGTGTGATGTTATCTCACTGCACGTTCCAGAAACTCCTGGAACCAAGAACATGATGGGTGCGGCAGAGTTCGAGCGTATGAAGCCAGGCTCAATCTTTATCAACGCGGCGCGTGGCACTGTGGTTGATATCCCTGCCCTTTGTGACGCCCTTGAAGGCGGTCACCTGGCAGGTGCAGCGATTGACGTGTTCCCAGAAGAGCCAAAAACCAATGCAGACCCGTTTGAGTCACCGCTATTGAAGTTCGACAACGTGATCCTTACTCCGCACGTTGGTGGTTCTACTCAAGAAGCACAAGAGAACATTGGTGTTGAGGTTGCTGGCAAGCTAGCGAAATATTCAGATAACGGCTCAACGCTATCAAGCGTGAACTTCCCAGAAGTATCACTGCCAGAGCACACAGACTGTTCGCGCCTACTGCACATTCACCAAAACCGCCCTGGCATCTTAACGCAAATCAACACCATCTTTGCGGATGAAGGGATTAACATCGCGGGTCAGTACCTACAGACTGCTGCGGATATCGGTTATGTAGTAATTGATGTTGAGACAGCGCGCTCGGAAGAAGCGTTGGCGAAATTGAAGCAGATTGAAGGGACGTTGCGAGCGCGTATTCTTCACTAA
- a CDS encoding YecA family protein, producing the protein MSESTLPDYIAVATELQQAGLAVSPAELHGLLVGMLSGGLGLKDDSWQPLLFDYTNDGLGWPQSLLTRSKALLDLSIKELTEEQSFELALFIPGEGVDASLFEQADGLSEWVNHFISGLGLINAPLAKASADTKEALGDLEEIARLGIDEDDDLEEQAQLLEQVIEHVKACVLTIHAEFGVKPSKAAESPTIH; encoded by the coding sequence ATGAGTGAATCAACACTACCCGATTACATTGCGGTAGCGACAGAGCTACAACAAGCCGGCCTTGCCGTTTCCCCTGCTGAACTGCACGGCCTATTGGTTGGCATGTTAAGTGGCGGTTTAGGTTTGAAAGATGACAGCTGGCAACCTCTGTTGTTTGACTACACCAATGATGGTCTAGGTTGGCCTCAATCTCTATTAACCCGTTCAAAAGCGCTGTTGGATTTATCGATCAAAGAACTGACGGAAGAGCAAAGCTTTGAGCTTGCTTTGTTTATTCCTGGCGAGGGCGTAGACGCTAGCTTATTTGAGCAAGCAGATGGCCTCAGCGAGTGGGTGAACCACTTTATTTCGGGACTCGGACTCATTAACGCTCCTTTAGCAAAAGCGTCGGCCGATACCAAAGAAGCGCTGGGTGACTTGGAAGAAATTGCTAGACTGGGCATCGATGAAGATGACGATCTAGAAGAGCAAGCGCAATTGCTAGAACAGGTTATTGAGCACGTTAAAGCTTGCGTATTGACTATTCACGCTGAGTTTGGCGTAAAACCAAGTAAAGCGGCTGAATCACCGACGATTCACTAA
- a CDS encoding phosphoglycerate kinase gives MSVIKMTDLDLAGKRVFIRADLNVPVKDGKVTSDARILASLPTIKHCLEAGAKVMVTSHLGRPTEGEYAEEFSLQPVVNYLNDALECEVKLAKDYLDGLELNTGELVVLENVRFNKGEKKNEEELSKKYAALCDIFVMDAFGTAHRAQASTHGVGMNAPVACAGPLLANELDALGQAMDKPARPMVAIVGGSKVSTKLTVLESLSKIADQLVVGGGIANTFIAAAGHNVGKSLYEADLVDTAKKLMDECAIPVATDVACAKAFDENAEAEIKHVSEVQDDDMIFDLGPDSTAELAKILKDAKTILWNGPVGVFEFKNFEAGTEGISKAIAESEGFSVAGGGDTLAAIDKFGIKADVSYISTGGGAFLEFVEGKVLPAVAMLEERAKA, from the coding sequence ATGTCTGTAATCAAGATGACTGACCTGGATCTAGCAGGTAAACGCGTATTTATCCGTGCTGATCTGAACGTACCTGTTAAAGACGGTAAAGTAACATCTGACGCTCGTATCCTTGCGTCTCTACCAACCATCAAGCACTGTCTAGAAGCTGGTGCTAAAGTGATGGTTACGTCTCACCTAGGTCGTCCTACTGAAGGCGAGTACGCAGAAGAGTTCTCTCTACAACCTGTTGTTAACTACCTAAACGACGCACTTGAGTGTGAAGTTAAGCTTGCTAAAGATTACCTAGACGGTCTTGAGCTAAACACGGGTGAGCTTGTTGTTCTTGAAAACGTTCGCTTCAACAAAGGCGAGAAAAAGAACGAAGAAGAGCTATCTAAGAAGTACGCAGCACTATGTGACATCTTCGTAATGGATGCATTCGGTACTGCTCACCGTGCACAAGCGTCTACTCACGGCGTTGGCATGAACGCGCCAGTTGCGTGTGCAGGTCCTCTATTAGCTAACGAACTAGACGCACTAGGTCAAGCAATGGACAAACCAGCTCGTCCAATGGTGGCTATCGTTGGTGGTTCTAAAGTTTCTACTAAGCTAACGGTTCTTGAGTCTCTATCTAAAATCGCTGACCAACTTGTTGTTGGCGGTGGTATCGCGAACACGTTCATCGCAGCTGCTGGTCACAACGTAGGTAAGTCTCTATACGAAGCAGACCTAGTAGACACAGCTAAGAAGCTAATGGACGAGTGTGCAATTCCAGTTGCTACTGACGTTGCATGTGCAAAAGCATTCGACGAGAACGCAGAGGCTGAAATCAAGCACGTATCTGAAGTTCAAGACGACGACATGATCTTCGACCTAGGTCCAGACTCAACAGCTGAACTAGCGAAAATCCTAAAAGATGCTAAAACTATCCTATGGAATGGCCCTGTTGGCGTATTCGAATTCAAGAACTTCGAAGCGGGTACAGAAGGCATTTCTAAAGCGATCGCTGAATCTGAAGGTTTCTCTGTAGCAGGTGGTGGTGACACGCTAGCAGCTATCGACAAGTTCGGTATCAAAGCTGACGTTTCTTACATCTCTACAGGCGGCGGTGCTTTCCTTGAGTTTGTTGAAGGTAAAGTACTTCCAGCAGTAGCAATGCTTGAAGAGCGTGCTAAAGCATAA
- a CDS encoding YbaK/EbsC family protein, translating to MDRTESIYLANLTLLETLSVSFSKWQHEPILDFETDVRIAKELGWTGLHSKSLFLKKKGGGFALFLTDKDSRLDKAQLKLALGKRTSICSNEEMIEQIGCVPGAVCPIGLPEDITIVVDSRLFDAEEILYTPGKPDWTFGIDGSALKQVLDSVPNQVIEIEKGEA from the coding sequence ATGGATAGAACAGAAAGCATCTATCTCGCCAACCTTACGTTATTGGAGACCTTGTCGGTCTCCTTTTCGAAATGGCAGCATGAGCCTATTCTGGACTTTGAAACAGATGTTCGTATAGCAAAAGAACTTGGCTGGACAGGTCTGCACAGCAAGAGCCTATTCTTAAAAAAGAAAGGCGGCGGGTTTGCTCTGTTTCTAACCGATAAAGACTCTAGGTTAGACAAAGCTCAACTAAAACTCGCGCTCGGCAAACGTACCTCTATCTGCAGCAATGAGGAAATGATTGAGCAGATTGGTTGTGTCCCTGGCGCGGTATGTCCGATAGGACTCCCTGAAGACATCACCATTGTTGTCGATAGCCGTTTATTTGATGCCGAAGAGATTCTTTATACACCGGGTAAACCTGATTGGACATTTGGTATTGATGGTAGCGCTCTCAAACAGGTGCTAGACAGCGTTCCAAACCAAGTCATTGAAATAGAAAAAGGAGAAGCCTAG
- a CDS encoding 5-formyltetrahydrofolate cyclo-ligase — translation MSPSTRQHIRTLIRGRRQAIRSDQQAHYALDLVERAKQLPELRAGQKVALYLATDGELDTQPMIEWCWQQGIETYLPVIHPFSKGHLLFLRYAYTTPLVHNQYKILEPKLDKQTICPVADLDVIFTPLVAFDDDGQRLGMGGGYYDRTLAPFATNQTGPNAIGLAHDCQQVGRLPIESWDIPLSTIMTPSKIWRW, via the coding sequence ATGTCACCATCGACTAGGCAGCATATTCGAACCTTGATTCGGGGCCGCCGACAAGCTATCCGTTCAGATCAGCAAGCTCACTACGCTCTCGACTTGGTCGAACGCGCCAAGCAGCTACCCGAACTCCGCGCTGGTCAAAAAGTCGCGCTTTATCTAGCCACTGATGGCGAACTGGATACTCAACCTATGATTGAGTGGTGCTGGCAACAAGGAATAGAGACCTACCTTCCGGTTATCCATCCTTTTTCCAAAGGCCATCTCCTATTCTTGCGCTACGCATACACCACGCCTCTGGTGCACAATCAATATAAAATCCTCGAACCAAAGCTTGATAAGCAGACGATATGTCCTGTCGCTGATCTGGATGTCATCTTTACACCACTTGTTGCGTTCGATGACGATGGTCAACGCCTCGGAATGGGTGGAGGCTACTATGACCGAACCCTCGCACCGTTTGCCACGAATCAGACTGGTCCAAATGCCATTGGACTGGCTCACGATTGCCAGCAAGTCGGCAGGCTACCAATTGAATCATGGGATATTCCGCTTAGTACCATCATGACGCCAAGCAAAATCTGGCGCTGGTAA
- a CDS encoding LysE/ArgO family amino acid transporter yields the protein MNFWVLLQGFGLGATMIIPIGAQNAYVLNQGIKRNHHLTTATVCSLLDMTFISLGIFGGGAILSQNELLLTAVTLGGIAFLTGYGLLSLRSAFKTPAAKESSGEVLARGRRTVVLGALAVTVLNPHLYLDTVVILGSIGGQFEGNDRIAFAIGTVLASFVWFYSLSMGAAKLGPTLSKPKVKKGIDLAVAAMMFTIALLLTKGLME from the coding sequence GTGAATTTTTGGGTGCTTCTTCAAGGTTTCGGATTGGGTGCGACAATGATTATCCCAATTGGCGCTCAGAACGCTTATGTATTAAATCAGGGTATTAAACGTAATCATCACCTGACAACGGCGACGGTGTGCAGCCTGCTAGACATGACGTTCATCTCACTAGGTATCTTTGGTGGCGGTGCGATATTGTCGCAAAACGAACTACTACTAACGGCAGTAACTCTAGGTGGTATCGCTTTTCTAACCGGTTATGGTTTGCTCTCTTTGCGTAGTGCATTTAAAACACCAGCAGCAAAAGAGTCATCAGGTGAAGTCCTTGCTCGCGGAAGACGAACCGTGGTTTTAGGTGCCCTTGCGGTAACCGTGCTAAACCCACACTTGTATTTGGATACTGTGGTGATTCTAGGCTCGATCGGTGGCCAGTTTGAAGGTAATGACCGAATTGCCTTTGCTATAGGTACTGTACTGGCTTCCTTTGTTTGGTTCTACTCGCTCTCGATGGGGGCGGCAAAACTCGGCCCAACACTATCAAAACCTAAGGTTAAGAAAGGTATCGACTTGGCGGTAGCGGCCATGATGTTTACTATTGCTCTACTACTTACAAAAGGGTTAATGGAGTAA